Proteins from a genomic interval of Bos mutus isolate GX-2022 unplaced genomic scaffold, NWIPB_WYAK_1.1 CTG434, whole genome shotgun sequence:
- the LOC138987028 gene encoding upstream-binding factor 1-like protein 1: protein MRPQYIQKHPKISNQELTSVLSEEHRRVPEQLRVKHSQDLEKEKKDIREKIALFRAHYSDLVPNPEKSGVSQRSEMKVPEKFQKNVQKVKSLQENSLPMKWKFHGEPKKPPMNGYHKFHQDLCSSKELKVVPPREHMVEISRHWQRVPQDQKELYKNQAEGLQTQYKVDLDLWLRTLSPEEYAAYREVTCAKHRDMSVMGDPNPKIRRMGLQSPSSGNLQGRRRKEQGLQAPELASSDTVGEHSPASGRSEENEEEEEGSCSSAPSSEDEDGHSEPEDHGSSSSSSGDSSDSNFN, encoded by the coding sequence ATGCGCCCTCAGTACATCCAAAAACATCCCAAGATAAGCAACCAGGAGCTGACCAGTGTTCTGTCTGAGGAACACAGGAGAGTGCCTGAGCAGCTGAGGGTGAAACACAGTCAGGatctagagaaagagaaaaaggatattAGGGAGAAAATAGCTCTGTTCAGAGCACATTACTCTGATCTAGTCCCAAACCCTGAGAAATCTGGTGTCTCCcaaagaagtgaaatgaaagtgccAGAGAAGTTTCAGAAGAATGTtcaaaaagtgaagtctctccaAGAAAACAGTTTACCTATGAAGTGGAAATTCCACGGAGAGCCCAAGAAGCCACCGATGAATGGCTACCACAAGTTCCACCAGGATCTCTGTTCAAGCAAGGAGCTGAAAGTGGTGCCCCCGAGAGAGCACATGGTGGAGATCAGTAGACACTGGCAGCGGGTCCCCCAGGACCAAAAGGAGCTTTATAAGAACCAGGCAGAGGGACTGCAGACACAGTACAAGGTGGACCTTGATCTCTGGCTCAGGACTCTGTCTCCTGAAGAATATGCTGCTTACAGAGAGGTGACCTGTGCTAAGCATAGGGACATGAGCGTGATGGGGGACCCAAACCCCAAGATTAGAAGGATGGGTCTGCAGTCCCCATCATCAGGGAATCTGCAAGGAAGACGGAGAAAGGAGCAAGGGCTTCAGGCTCCAGAGTTAGCATCATCAGACACGGTTGGAGAACATTCTCCTGCCTCAGGGAGATCAGAGGaaaatgaggaagaggaggaaggaagctgCTCCTCAGCTCCCAGCAGTGAGGATGAAGATGGACATTCTGAGCCAGAGGACCATGGCTCCAGCTCATCGTCCTCAGGGGACTCCTCTGACTCAAATTTCAACTGA